Part of the Quercus lobata isolate SW786 chromosome 6, ValleyOak3.0 Primary Assembly, whole genome shotgun sequence genome, CAAAGAGCAAGGCTTTCTTCCTTGACATcgaatatatgaatttttatttttggtaattgaaTTCAAGCACATTCGATCGCGTGTTTGTCTAGCACTCTACTCATCTATTGTACCTCTCTCTTTGTCAGCAAAAACTCTGTAACTCTGTTTCTTTAGTACAAAAacaatgtttctttttcttttttttggatgtgcTAAAACAATGTTTCATAGTCACGTGTTTGATAGCATGAGATTTCAGCCCATTCAAAGCCTTCCTCTCAAATTGCTTGAGATTGGATAGATTTGTGTGTGATTGCTAATTTtcgataacttttttttataatattaataattttttttttttttggtaactttagtgttaaatgtgttttttaaaaaaactaaataatagtttatttaaataaaaaaactaaataatagtttatttaaataaaaaactaaaagctagATTATTTGTTAAGAAGttgaaataaaaagtaaaaaaataaatttttttttaacaatttccaAACACATACAAAGTGAGTTGATTTTTAAACCAGTTCAAAAGCATGTGGTTGCACTACCGATTGGCGgtttaaccctttttttttttttatatatatataaccgaaccGGATTGATTTTCAgttcattataaaataaaagttggctctaaattagtttgattttttttttcaactcctTAGGTGAcattttattaaacaagttaCATGATTCATTAGCTTAAAAACTtggataaaaaatttattatcaaactTTGTCCTAAAATACAATTATTAGACTAAAccaataatataaaaagagcgACATAGATGGAACTTTTTGgttataaaagaagaagatttgCGTGGGGAGAGGTTCAGTTATCTAGGAACAAGTGATTGTTCTCTCAAACAAAGAAAGCGAAAGCAAAGCCAGAGTCCAGTCCACACTCCACGCTCTGAGTCTAATAGTCTTTGGTCTTATATATGGTCCACCCACAGCTTCTCACCACTCACTGCTCACTAGTCACTGCTCTCTCGCTGTTCAGTCACACtcactgtctctctctctctctctataaatTAGAATTTTCCCCTTCAATTCTCATTTCATATTCTTTCAAAGTATCCTAGCTAGAAAGTCATTTCTCTTTTACTCtcagtttcaactttcaagaaaGCGAGCAGAGCAGAGCAGAGGCAGAGAGTAACGATGTTTCGCATGGCGAACCTCTTTCGCTACGTGGAGATTTGTCTGGCTGTGGTTCTCTTCTCGTGGACCTTCACTCGTCTCCCCTTCGCCGTCAGACTCTCCGGTGAGTATTTCCGGCAACTCTCAGCTTTCGTCTCGAGCCCTCTCTTCGTGTTCATAATATGCAATGTCATCATCGTCACACTAATCGTCAAATCCGGCTGTTTCTCTGCCCAAAAACCTGTTGCTGACAATGCCGAGACTGCAATCTACGAGGAACTCATCAAACACGGTGGCGACAGCGCGGAGCCACCGTTGGAAACCGACCCTTCGGTCCTGACTGAGCCATCGGGATTGGTTGTCTACCAAGACAAACAGATCGTCTTCGAAGAGAAGAAGAGCACTATCATAGGCGAAGCTGAAATGGGTTCGGATTCGAAAGTCTGTAGGAGGACTCAGTCGGAGAAGTTCGAGCGTGAGAGTTCGAAGAAACCTCGCCAAAAGCTCCGTCGTTCGGAGACGGAGAAGTGCATGAAAGTTGCTCAGTCCGATGAGAATTTGCCGGAGAAAGAGTATCCAAAGCTAAGCGACGAGGAGTTCCAGCGCACCATAGAGGCCTTCATTGCCAAGCAGTCTAAGTTTCATCGCCAAGAGTCTCTCGCTATTGTTGTTTCCAACCATAGCTGATGAGTACATGAACAATGAAGTTGCTGTTTTACACTTTGTCAATATGCTATGTACACTGTTAGTAACTTCTagctgagaaaaaaaaaaaatcaaatgaaattaaCTTCTTTTAATATGTTGAATTTCTGGGTTATTTTAGTGCGACAGTTTTACCATTTAACTTGTTAAAATATGAGTGTATGTGAGTGTTAAAGGAATTTGTGCTAAAGGAAATGGAAGATATGGAATTTTGGAACTAAAATCTGTTTGTCTAGTTTTTTGATATTTCGAGTTGGAAAGTTCTTTTCAATAATACTATATTGGTGGTAGTAAGGGAATAGTATTGTATTCGAATTTCCATCAAACCATGGTGATGTGTGTGATTGTGAATATGTTTTCCTACCCAATAGTTGTTGCTTTATGGATTTCGAAGAAAATATTGTCAGCATTCAAtacccttttatttttccctttaaactTCTAAACAAATCTTCAATTATAAGGTGTGAAATTCCCAACCATAGAAGAATGCTTGAtaggaacaaaaagaaaataattatttgtatttgaatgaaacaaaatttaataaaggatGAATGTTAAAATTTGCTTGTTGATGTGGGAAGATGTATCACTTGGATATGAGCTCAAAAGGGTTGTGCTTTAATCCAATTTGGcattggttttgtttttattgtatGTACAAGAAGTAATTATTCTACATCCATGTTATAGTGTTATAGACTTAATGACAAGAggtaaaaaatgttaaatgcaACATTAGAGTACCACGTGGCAAAACCTCATACACTcttttatatattgatgattgaTTTCAAGGAAAAATGGGGCCTCCTCAATATTTTTGGCTCATTCTTCTTTGCTAGCAACAAATCAACAATGACCAATTATGGTCTTTGACTGACATGCCTTGTTCCCTTGCTCTCAAAGAACTGAAAGCCTcttgtaaatattattgattTGTCATTAACATGCAACAAACTTGAAAGGACCCATTACTGTAAAAGTttccacattcttcttcttggAATGATTAACAATCTAAGAGGTCACACCAAGCTTTGTCAATGCTATATAGTCTTAAATGGTTACCATTTAGCATTGTCCCACTCAAAGaactttattctttttcctcTAAGCAACATAGTTTCTTAGTGGATATATGTACCAATCatcataaaaattatatgataaTTATTTCCCAAGTGTACTTAACTTTCACTATCCCGGTAATCTCTCATAGAAAAGTAGCTTTTATGCTTCCATAATTCCATTGAGAGATCAGATTTTTAATGGAGTGATCTTCATTTTTCTGCGCCAAActagcttttttcatttcttttcccactttaatttttttttaaaatacccCTTTTCCCCTTCTCTCTTTTAAGGCAATGATGATAAATCCACAATGGTGCTTGCATTATTTACCTCATCGGATTCTAAAACAGATTTTACCAAATTTATAAATAACACCTTTTGCTCATTGCTTTGCTTAATGTCTCCCATGAGACATGTCATACACTTTGccttaatttcttttatgtcatttttatttttttaagttgtatttgtttttattactttatttctaCCAAACAAGACtaccattttgttttatttctcaGCTTGCTTGACCCGGTAGAGAGAATTTGTTTAGGCATGTTGTATTGGGGTTTTTAGTGGTGGGTGCCAACAGCCGATACCTTTTTTAAAGGAATGTATATTCTAAATCTAGTGAATTCCATATAACTTATTTATAATGTAGCAGCTTGCTCTTATCCATTAGTTGgagaagttttttttctttcaaaagagACCCctcaattatttttgtaaaggggaAGAAGACCTTCCTTTGTCCGTTGGAAAAAATGGAAGGTCAGTCTCTTTGCCGTGTGGAAAATTGGAAATGTAAAAAAGACAACATTATATTGGTTCTTGTGTAAGGCCCCAAGAGGCTTTATCTAGTGTAAAATTCATCTGGGGCTAACCATAAACTCTTTTAGctcttatatataattctttgtAATCACACTTAGGGTGTATttagataccgtttattttgctgaaactaaaaaattattgctgaagcctgaaattattgtaaataaagataaaaatgagttgaaatagtacagtggaacccatgaatagtatcaaaaagtgcaatgaagctaatgaatagtagcaaaaataagctgaatagtgaaataattttaatttttcattcttaccCAAACGCATGCTTAATTATGTAGAACCGTTAAGGAATTTCACAATGAATGTAGGCCGTTAGTTTAAGCACAAGAGCAGATCATTGCTTCATTAGAAAGCAAGTGAAGGCTAGAATTCAATTTAAAAGTTTGTTTCCCTACACTGATGAGAATAAGGAGATATATTgcaattttgtaaatttgcTTTAACTCTTGTAATTCCTAGCTTAGTGagttaggttttatttttgtcaaacccaataaaccaatgaaaacaagtttttttaaataagcacaagtttttttatggatttgatTCATAAATTCAAAACTAACTAAAGGAGGCTGTAATTAAAGCCAATTATGGAAGAAGCTGGCATATTTCTTTTCGTAGTTATATAAGAATTGGAAGCATATGATAAGATAAGTTATTGTATGATTGGTCCCTTCACAAACTTATACTTACAAGCTGCAGCTTACAGATGGGGACATAGATGGAGACAGACACTGGGGACTCACTTATTTGGATTCCTACAAAAACTGCGAACTGAAGTTAGAAGGAGAAACCTGTTGACAAGGACTTTGAATATTGGAGATTTGAGTACAGGTACTTTTTGTATTTCCCATCTATCTACTCCTATTTAGCTTTTAAATATGTCTGTGTTTAAGGTCCCACATGGCAAATTGCACTAAGCTATGTATATATTCTCCAAATCAACTCCGTCATTAATCTATAGATTTAAtgcatttttaaataaaatttacatgTAACAGGACCAAGAAAAATTTATGTTCGAACTTTAGAAACTATACAATGTTTCTGTTAGTCATGGGGCATCTACTGAGACATCACCATCACCATGACCAATTATTCCAAGAGCACCATCTCCAATCTTGAAAATAGAAAGCTGTCCTCTCTGGGGACTTTGATAATAATTGCTTCTTTGCTTAACAATAATATAACCATATTGAATCAAATTCCATCTTATTAAACCTTTCCCTTGATGTGATCAAGTTTTGGTTTCTTTGAGATGAGATGACAACCATCATAGAAAGAAAGAAGTCAAAGTTATCATATGAGCTTTCCTTGTCTTGTACCACAAcattatatgtatgtatttcaAGACACATGTCATAGGATTAGATAGAGAACTATAAGCGAAacaattattacaaaaattgttaccaaaataaaaaattattgcaaaagTCAATCATGATAGAGTTCATGCGTCAAGGAAGGTTGATTTGCGTTGCACTCTTAAAATGTTTGATCAAAATTTCTGTCAAGTAAGTGTGACAACTATGACCTAACATATGTTGTATTTTTGGCTGAAACATCATTGCCGATTATATTTGATGACGTTGAGAGTTGTCACCAATGAGTCGCACTGTACTCGCGAGTCAACGAACCTGCGCAACAAGAACGAACGGGAGAAAAacccttagagagcaccggtgtggtgccggccaaaagttctccgaaggtcaagttagaattcgtcccttgagttattttttaaaggcgttagagagggtcaattaatcttaccttgatttgcgtgaaagttactccttttatagcagtggagaggtggcttttcttcttgacctccagatctttccaatgtgggactctgataccatttcccttattggatcttaaGGCTTTTCCAGGCAATAGAGATTTCGGGCTATGGGCCCTTACTATGTCTGTCCATGATGGGCCTTTAGGGAGCGTGGGTCCCGCTTTACACAGACCAAACAGTACctatccgtcaggcccattaagatagGCCCACCAGACTAAATCTTAccatcttcagttgcccccttcaccccaatggtCCGTCTGTTCCAAGgatcaatggggtgacgatcctAATGTAGGGGCATGACGGGTACTTTAATGACGGAATGGATCCGTGAAACAGAAGATTTAAAGTAATAGGCGGACACAACCGTCAGAATGTATGACGGTTTCAGATCTTTAACCGTCAGATAGGATGACGGGTATCTTGCAGTTTCAGACGGTTTCATATAGTCGACGGTTACCATCTACTGATGCGAGCAGACAGGTTAGCATTTATtagcatgccacgtgtcaatctctgactggccgttgtataggatcgaagcgtcgcttcgtcttccgtgtatctcctatatatatgaggcgtctcaatctctcattttcgcATTTCCAAACAGAAAACGTCTGTCAGAGAGAACCGTCAACCTTGCCAGAGAAGTCCGTCGAGCACTGGTAACCACCAATTACCACAACCGTCAGCATTACTCCGTCaggtgtggtaagtatttactttaatttcatattcaaGTTACATTTTCGACCAAGCAATATTGTTAGGCTTAATATACCCGTCAATGTTTTTAAACCCGTCAAGTCTTAGGTTTCATcattaattgtaggaaatgtctagtgcgtcaagtaaccaatcggtggttcgtgacgggacggaatacgagaatgtatacccgtccggtcataaagaccaagatagtccaggcgaagataggagtccgtctgcaTCCTCTTCGTCCTCAACAAGTGAGGATGTGGAGAAAATTGAGATAGAGGGTCCTGACGGGAATCAAGCACTGGAGTCCGTcgtaggtgctgatggactaaggcagttcatcatgttaccggagtggacagtgcataggttcacatccgtcatcCGGGAGAGACATTTCAGTACCTTTAGAACAAATTTTCAGATACCAGACTACATCCCGATCCGTCTTCCCTACGTGTCGGAGAGATGTTATTATGACGGAGTAGAAGGTGTTGGAGTGTACGAGCAGGTGTTGAAGGCtggacttcggttcccgctctctacactCCATAGGGAACTCTTGCATTACCTGGGACTGTCCGTCACCCAGATTTCTccaaacgcctggagggtcttcgTAGCAATGGAGATTCTTTATGGCGCAATGTCGAATGGAGAAAGGAGACTGACGgtccgtgaatttcttcactgttaccgtCCAGATGAGATTGATAGATCAAGGGGGTTGTACCGTTTTGCTAGTCGAAGTCCCTTGTTGAAGGTCatctttgagaccccagactcaaatagagactggaagagtcgctatttcttcctggagggtgacaggtggatgaaccgtccaggaGAGACGGAGTACATGCCCGTCGATACAACTTGGGGGATAATAAACCAAGCGCGTATGCACCCGTCTTGCTTGTTCCTTTTTTATACACCCGTCCTCTATTATGTGCGTATTTTGACCGTCTCTCTTTGCAGGTAGAGGGCGCCCGCAGGTTAGCCTCGAGGAATTTAGTTTCCTTGAAAAGGTTTGTAGAAAAGCTAAGCCGGACGAAAGGACCTGGGCCAAGTTAGTGAATCCAAAGACAAtacactggtattgtgacggtccagaacctaCCCGTGAGGCCATTGCTtacgacgaaagaatacacaaacgtgagTCCGTCTACTTTTAcccttgaaattgaaattttacttttgagagaacatcatcatccgtcctgtattgcagaaatggacgacgccaAGAGAAGAGCCATGATAAAATCTCtagccgtcgagcaaaagaagacgggtgagATCGTTGTTCCCAGTGTGCCGGGGTCATCGGGCAAGAGGAAGCAGCCACCAAAGTCCGACCGTCCACACAAGCAGCCAAAGGTGTCAATGGAGCCCATCgtgggcttgatggctgagggcCCTAAGGCCGTCAACCAAGTTAAACAGGGGGCCGGTAAGGGCCTAATGCATGCTCCACCCGTCAGCGAGGAGAAGCCCCCTCCCCTTCTTCGTGATGATTCGAAGTTCGCTTTGGAAAAGCTTACGTCCATACTTTCTGCAGAGGACTATGAGGATCTGGGGAATCACTCGACGGAGGCGATGGGAGAGACGGGGTTATTTGCCGTCGGACAGGTAACTTTTCATTATCCTTCAGTGTATGTCCGTTCACTTTCTAGTTTCATTTTTAACActtctaattttctttatttcagtccttggttatgatgaagggcttgatggaccgttgcctcaaccgtgaagcggctctgGAACGGGTACGGTCAAAACTTGGGAAGACGGAAGAAGAGCTTAGCCAGCTGCACAAGTGGAAGTCCACCATGGAGCAGAAATTTGAACTGTCTGAGAATACAAGAAAGGAGCTCGAACAGAAGACGGAAGAAGCTGGGAAGGTCTTGAAGAGCAGAGCGGACGAGGTGAAAGATCTGAAGAAAAAGCTCCGTCATGCAAAGGACGACGCCGTCAGCGAATATCGCAACTCCGAGTCCTTGTTGAAGGAGCTTGGaggatcgttccttcaaggctttgacGATGCGCTCCGTCAGATAAAAAAGACCTACCCAGATCTGGACGTGTCTATGATAACACTTACTGATCAAGATCAGACTTCTGCCCTGCCCGTCGCCTCCGAAAATACGGAGGACCTCTTTGGGGAAGAAGCAGCTCAGGGTGACGGAGAGTCCGCTCCGCCGAATGAGGTCGCTGTTGCCGACCCCAAGAAAGCAGAGTAACCCATGTAATCGTTTAGGAGGATCCGTCTCCCTTTTATATACAGTTAATTATTTGTAGACGGTTTGtttaaagtttgattttgtATTGAACAATGTTTGATTTTAAGTGTTGATTTGCACAAGCTAATCTGTTGATCCGTCCATTTTAAAAGCTGTTGCTGACTTATATAGTCATGTCGTCCGTCCACCTCGTGGGCGTTCTGGAGCCGTCCGCTTTATTTATGTATGTAATTTTCCCACCGTTTTGGCTGAaccgtccaatttatggacatgtagaattattcaccgttttagatgatccgtccacttagtggcTTAAATACCTCGAACTTATGGAAGTATTGAATTACGTaggtccgtccactttgtggaggccaTACCGTCCAACTTGTGGACTTGTTTAAATACTCATCGTTTTGATGATCCGTCCATTTcgtggacatgtagaattatttaCCGTTTtagatgatccgtccacttagtggcATAAATACCTCGAACTTATGGAAGTATTGAATTACGTaggtccgtccactttgtggaggccaTACCGTCCAACTTGTGGACTTGTTTAAATACTCACCGTTTTGATGATCCGTCCATTTcgtggacatgtagaattatttaCCGTTTTAGGTTACCCGTCCACATTGTGGCGTATAGACCGTCTACTTTTACGGACGCgtagaattattcaccgtttttaggtgatccgtccacttagtgacgtattaaccgtccacttttacggacatgtagaattattcacctgtttaggtgatccgtccacttagtggcgtattaaccgtccactttgacgggcatgtagaattattcacctgtttaggtgatccgtccacttagtggcgtattaaccgtccactttgacgggcatgtagaattattcacctgtttaggtgatccgtccacttagtggcgtattaaccgtccactttgacggacatgtagaattatacacctgtttaggtgatccgtccacttagtggcgtattaaccgtccactttgacggacatgtagaattattcacctgtttaggtgatccgtccacttagtggcgtattaaccgtccactttgacggacatgtagaattattcacctgtttaggtgatccgtccacttagtggcGTATTAACCGTCCACTTTTACGGACATGTAGAACTATTCAcctgtttaggtgatccgtccactttgtggacttttaaCTAGCATCCGTTCAATTTGAGGACAATTGTAGTGACATCAAAGTAGACAGAAAATCATACTTGTTTCTAATtgcgtaaaggaaaagtgcctgccTTCATCATGGTTatgaaccctgtaacttgtgaggccaacttctgcggggatgaccgcctcattcccgtatgtcagtcggaatggcgtctctcctgtcGGAGTCCTAGCCGTCGTCCTGTACGCCCAAAGTATGCTCggtaattcttcgggccatatcccctttgccccctcgagccgagtcttgataatctttagcagggatcggttcgtgacttcaacctggccattggcctgaggatgggcgggtgatgagtagtggttttttattcctagctgtgtgcagaaatccctgaagtggccgttgtcgaactgcctcccgttgtccgagacaa contains:
- the LOC115950999 gene encoding uncharacterized protein LOC115950999, coding for MFRMANLFRYVEICLAVVLFSWTFTRLPFAVRLSGEYFRQLSAFVSSPLFVFIICNVIIVTLIVKSGCFSAQKPVADNAETAIYEELIKHGGDSAEPPLETDPSVLTEPSGLVVYQDKQIVFEEKKSTIIGEAEMGSDSKVCRRTQSEKFERESSKKPRQKLRRSETEKCMKVAQSDENLPEKEYPKLSDEEFQRTIEAFIAKQSKFHRQESLAIVVSNHS
- the LOC115993724 gene encoding uncharacterized protein LOC115993724 isoform X2, which gives rise to MRADRKRLSERTVNLAREVRRALVTTNYHNRQHYSVRCGRGRPQVSLEEFSFLEKVCRKAKPDERTWAKLVNPKTIHWYCDGPEPTREAIAYDERIHKQMDDAKRRAMIKSLAVEQKKTGEIVVPSVPGSSGKRKQPPKSDRPHKQPKVSMEPIVGLMAEGPKAVNQVKQGAGKGLMHAPPVSEEKPPPLLRDDSKFALEKLTSILSAEDYEDLGNHSTEAMGETGLFAVGQSLVMMKGLMDRCLNREAALERVRSKLGKTEEELSQLHKWKSTMEQKFELSENTRKELEQKTEEAGKVLKSRADEVKDLKKKLRHAKDDAVSEYRNSESLLKELGGSFLQGFDDALRQIKKTYPDLDVSMITLTDQDQTSALPVASENTEDLFGEEAAQGDGESAPPNEVAVADPKKAE
- the LOC115993724 gene encoding uncharacterized protein LOC115993724 isoform X1, giving the protein MEILYGAMSNGERRLTVREFLHCYRPDEIDRSRGLYRFASRSPLLKVIFETPDSNRDWKSRYFFLEGDRWMNRPGETEYMPVDTTWGIINQARRGRPQVSLEEFSFLEKVCRKAKPDERTWAKLVNPKTIHWYCDGPEPTREAIAYDERIHKQMDDAKRRAMIKSLAVEQKKTGEIVVPSVPGSSGKRKQPPKSDRPHKQPKVSMEPIVGLMAEGPKAVNQVKQGAGKGLMHAPPVSEEKPPPLLRDDSKFALEKLTSILSAEDYEDLGNHSTEAMGETGLFAVGQSLVMMKGLMDRCLNREAALERVRSKLGKTEEELSQLHKWKSTMEQKFELSENTRKELEQKTEEAGKVLKSRADEVKDLKKKLRHAKDDAVSEYRNSESLLKELGGSFLQGFDDALRQIKKTYPDLDVSMITLTDQDQTSALPVASENTEDLFGEEAAQGDGESAPPNEVAVADPKKAE